One Methylobacterium oryzae DNA window includes the following coding sequences:
- a CDS encoding sensor domain-containing diguanylate cyclase gives MSQETYSDRDRSFALAKRSHDLIRDYGPSATPRAYAVWYAYVSGELPLLADAVKRLTTQNGCLTEGDIDDLHETYLDGRRLASTTDDVSRIVLSEIAAVTEILDLSLGSTAQYSESLRAVAQDLSQGVPSRARFGEIVATLAATTREVAANNRILEARMRETRSEIETLREKLEATRRESLTDALTGLANRKHFEETLKASMETARARSTPMSLIILDIDFFKRFNDLYGHLTGDQVLRLVAIVMRENAGKQAQLARFGGEEFGIILPGVDRTVAKQVAETVRASVMGRELVKRSTGESLGKVTISLGVAVLRPGDTPASLMERADLCMFAAKRAGRNRFLDDAAESLMQVA, from the coding sequence ATGAGCCAGGAGACCTATTCGGATCGCGATCGCAGCTTCGCGTTGGCGAAGCGCAGCCACGATCTGATTCGCGACTACGGGCCCTCCGCGACGCCGCGCGCCTACGCCGTCTGGTACGCCTACGTCTCGGGAGAGCTGCCGCTCCTCGCTGACGCCGTGAAGCGTCTCACCACGCAGAACGGCTGCCTCACCGAGGGCGACATCGACGACCTGCACGAGACCTATCTCGACGGGCGCCGCCTCGCGAGCACCACCGACGACGTCAGCCGCATCGTCCTCAGCGAGATCGCGGCCGTCACCGAGATCCTGGACCTCTCCCTGGGCTCGACGGCGCAGTACAGCGAGTCGCTGCGCGCGGTCGCTCAGGACCTCTCCCAGGGCGTCCCGAGCCGGGCGCGGTTCGGCGAGATCGTCGCGACCCTGGCCGCCACGACGCGGGAGGTCGCCGCCAACAACCGGATTCTCGAAGCCCGCATGCGCGAGACCCGCAGCGAGATCGAGACCCTGCGCGAGAAGCTCGAGGCGACCCGGCGCGAGAGCCTGACCGACGCCCTGACGGGGCTCGCCAACCGCAAGCATTTCGAGGAGACGCTGAAAGCGTCGATGGAGACGGCCCGGGCGCGCAGCACGCCCATGAGCCTGATCATCCTCGACATCGATTTCTTCAAGCGCTTCAACGACCTGTACGGTCACCTCACGGGCGATCAGGTCCTGCGGCTCGTGGCGATCGTGATGCGCGAGAACGCCGGCAAGCAGGCGCAGCTCGCCCGGTTCGGCGGCGAGGAGTTCGGCATCATCCTGCCCGGGGTCGACCGGACGGTGGCCAAGCAGGTGGCCGAGACGGTCCGCGCCAGCGTCATGGGGCGCGAGCTGGTCAAGCGCTCGACCGGCGAGTCGCTCGGCAAGGTCACCATCTCGCTGGGCGTGGCGGTGCTGCGCCCGGGCGACACGCCCGCCTCGCTGATGGAGCGGGCCGACCTGTGCATGTTCGCGGCGAAGCGCGCCGGCCGGAACCGCTTCCTGGACGACGCCGCCGAGTCGCTGATGCAGGTGGCCTAG
- a CDS encoding DUF5076 domain-containing protein, translating into MSQDPSTDFAELAIPPDALEQGGIEVLRAAVVDGAVSVALRRSFDDPATWGRLLADLARQAARAYALETDMSEDEAVERIRAGWEAEGLDPGGLN; encoded by the coding sequence ATGAGCCAGGATCCGAGCACCGACTTCGCCGAACTCGCCATCCCGCCCGACGCCCTGGAGCAGGGCGGCATCGAGGTGCTGCGCGCGGCCGTGGTCGACGGCGCGGTGAGCGTCGCCCTGCGCCGCTCCTTCGACGATCCGGCGACCTGGGGCCGGCTGCTGGCCGACCTCGCCCGTCAGGCCGCCCGCGCCTACGCGCTGGAGACCGACATGTCGGAGGACGAGGCGGTCGAGCGCATCCGCGCCGGTTGGGAGGCCGAGGGGCTCGACCCCGGCGGTCTCAACTGA
- a CDS encoding DEAD/DEAH box helicase, with protein MPFSDLGLSEKVLNAVEAAGYTEPTPIQAEAIPHVLARRDVLGIAQTGTGKTAAFTLPMLTLLENGRARARMPRTLILEPTRELAAQVVENFDRYGTNHKLNVALIIGGVSFADQDAKLMRGTDVLIATPGRLLDHFERGKLLLTGVELLVIDEADRMLDMGFIPDIERIVKMVPFTRQTLFFSATMPPEIERLADMFLHNPQRVEVARPASTATTITQRLVATGAEGHAKRERLRTLIRGEGELKNGIIFCNRKRDVALLQKSLVSHGFDAAALHGDMDQRARTTALDGFRNGDTALLVASDVAARGLDIPAVSHVFNFDVPHHPEDYVHRIGRTGRAGRSGTAYTLVAPDDSRSLGAIEALIGQPIPWLDGDLTSVADPSGDTGTRHRGRASDGRRGGRSAKSGGRSGDKSSSDKGADKGADKAVVEKSARSASETEEVRERPTRSRGGRGAARAESRPDDRPESRSESRPESRPEPRASGRGGESAREERGRRIDADGDTPVGLGSHVPAFLLRPVLAKKDK; from the coding sequence ATGCCTTTTTCCGACCTGGGACTGAGCGAGAAAGTCCTGAACGCCGTCGAAGCGGCGGGTTACACCGAGCCGACGCCGATCCAGGCCGAGGCCATCCCACACGTGCTGGCGCGCCGCGACGTCCTCGGGATCGCCCAGACCGGCACCGGCAAGACCGCGGCCTTCACGCTCCCGATGCTGACGCTGCTGGAGAACGGCCGCGCCCGCGCGCGGATGCCGCGCACGCTGATCCTGGAGCCTACCCGCGAGCTGGCCGCCCAGGTGGTCGAGAATTTCGACCGCTACGGGACGAACCACAAGCTCAACGTGGCGCTGATCATCGGCGGCGTCTCCTTCGCCGATCAGGACGCCAAGCTGATGCGCGGCACCGACGTGCTGATCGCGACGCCCGGCCGCCTGCTCGACCATTTCGAGCGCGGCAAGCTGCTGCTCACCGGCGTCGAGCTCCTGGTCATCGACGAGGCCGACCGCATGCTCGACATGGGGTTCATCCCCGACATCGAGCGCATCGTGAAGATGGTGCCGTTCACCCGGCAGACGCTGTTCTTCTCGGCGACCATGCCGCCGGAGATCGAGCGGCTGGCGGACATGTTCCTGCACAACCCGCAGCGGGTCGAGGTGGCCCGGCCCGCCTCCACTGCGACCACGATCACCCAGCGGCTCGTCGCCACCGGCGCCGAGGGGCACGCCAAGCGCGAGCGCCTGCGCACCCTGATCCGCGGCGAGGGCGAGCTGAAGAACGGGATCATCTTCTGCAACCGCAAGCGCGACGTGGCGCTGCTGCAGAAGTCCCTGGTCAGCCACGGCTTCGACGCCGCGGCGCTCCACGGCGACATGGACCAGCGCGCCCGCACGACGGCCCTCGACGGGTTCCGCAACGGCGACACCGCCCTGCTGGTCGCCAGCGACGTGGCGGCGCGCGGTCTCGACATCCCGGCCGTCAGCCACGTCTTCAACTTCGACGTGCCGCATCACCCGGAGGATTACGTCCACCGGATCGGCCGCACCGGCCGCGCCGGCCGCAGCGGCACGGCCTACACGCTGGTCGCCCCCGACGACTCGCGCTCCCTCGGCGCCATCGAGGCGCTGATCGGCCAGCCGATCCCCTGGCTGGACGGCGACCTGACCAGCGTGGCCGACCCGTCCGGCGACACCGGGACGCGCCACCGCGGCCGCGCGAGCGACGGGCGTCGGGGCGGCCGCTCCGCCAAGAGCGGTGGACGGAGCGGCGACAAGAGCAGCAGCGACAAGGGTGCCGACAAGGGCGCCGACAAGGCCGTCGTCGAGAAGAGTGCCCGGAGCGCGAGCGAGACCGAGGAGGTCCGCGAGCGTCCGACCCGGTCGCGCGGCGGCCGCGGCGCGGCGCGCGCGGAGAGCCGCCCGGACGATCGTCCCGAGAGCCGTTCTGAGAGCCGCCCCGAGAGCCGTCCGGAGCCGCGCGCGTCAGGCCGCGGCGGCGAGTCCGCGCGCGAGGAGCGCGGGCGCCGGATCGACGCGGACGGGGACACGCCCGTCGGCCTCGGCTCGCACGTTCCTGCGTTCCTGCTTCGACCAGTCTTGGCGAAGAAGGATAAGTAA
- a CDS encoding HesB/IscA family protein, with protein MSAGFKVLSLTDRAADRIKAIMAEADRPIAGLRVGVRNGGCAGMSYTMEYAEAAKPGEDVVEDRGVRVFVDPKAVLFLLGTEMDFTTNKLASQFVFNNPNQTSACGCGESVAITPVSADRLPAQA; from the coding sequence ATGTCCGCTGGTTTCAAGGTTCTCTCGCTGACCGATCGCGCCGCCGATCGGATCAAGGCGATCATGGCGGAGGCCGACCGGCCGATCGCCGGGCTGCGCGTCGGCGTCCGGAACGGCGGTTGCGCCGGGATGTCCTACACGATGGAATATGCCGAGGCGGCCAAGCCCGGAGAGGACGTGGTCGAGGATCGCGGCGTGCGCGTGTTCGTCGATCCGAAGGCGGTGCTGTTCCTGCTCGGCACCGAGATGGACTTCACCACCAACAAGCTGGCCTCGCAGTTCGTGTTCAACAACCCGAACCAGACCTCGGCCTGCGGCTGCGGCGAGTCGGTGGCGATCACGCCGGTCTCGGCTGACCGCCTGCCCGCGCAGGCCTGA
- a CDS encoding threo-3-hydroxy-L-aspartate ammonia-lyase yields MQATMHDTQHGESGAATGGLPTFADVARAAERIAGAAHRTPVLTSRTADAMTGGRLFFKAENLQRAGAFKFRGAYNAISALPEAARTRGVITYSSGNHAQAIALASRLLGAPATIIMPGDAPAAKIAATRGYGAEVVLYDRYTQDREALGREIAEARGLTLIPPFNHPDVIAGQGTLAQELIETVGPLDVLVACLGGGGQLAGCALAAAELSPGCRVIGVEPEAGNDGQRSFREGRIVTIPVPRTIADGAQSTALGDLTFAIIRARVSDILTVTDAQLVETMRFFASRMKLVVEPTGCLAAAAVLSGLVDVTNKRVGVVISGGNVNLGTFARLTGEAA; encoded by the coding sequence ATGCAGGCGACCATGCACGACACGCAACACGGCGAATCCGGCGCGGCCACCGGCGGCCTTCCGACCTTCGCGGACGTGGCCCGCGCCGCCGAGCGGATCGCCGGGGCCGCGCACCGCACCCCGGTGCTGACCTCCCGCACGGCCGACGCGATGACCGGCGGGCGCCTGTTCTTCAAGGCGGAGAACCTGCAGCGGGCCGGCGCCTTCAAGTTCCGCGGCGCCTACAACGCGATCAGCGCGCTGCCGGAGGCGGCCCGCACCCGCGGGGTCATCACTTACTCCTCGGGCAACCACGCCCAGGCGATCGCCCTGGCGAGCCGGCTGCTCGGAGCGCCCGCCACGATCATCATGCCGGGCGACGCCCCCGCGGCGAAGATCGCCGCCACCCGCGGCTACGGCGCCGAGGTGGTCCTGTACGACCGCTACACCCAGGATCGCGAGGCCCTGGGCCGCGAGATCGCCGAGGCCCGCGGCCTGACGCTGATCCCGCCCTTCAACCATCCCGACGTCATCGCCGGGCAGGGGACGCTGGCGCAGGAGCTGATCGAGACGGTCGGCCCCCTCGACGTGCTGGTGGCCTGCCTCGGCGGTGGCGGCCAGCTCGCGGGCTGCGCCCTCGCCGCCGCGGAGCTGTCACCGGGCTGCCGGGTGATCGGCGTCGAGCCGGAGGCGGGCAATGACGGGCAGCGTTCGTTCCGCGAGGGCCGGATCGTCACGATCCCGGTGCCCCGCACCATCGCCGACGGTGCGCAGTCGACGGCCCTGGGCGACCTGACCTTCGCGATCATCCGCGCGCGGGTGTCCGACATCCTCACCGTCACCGACGCGCAGCTCGTCGAGACCATGCGGTTCTTCGCCAGCCGGATGAAGCTCGTGGTCGAGCCGACCGGCTGCCTCGCGGCGGCGGCGGTGCTGAGCGGCCTCGTGGACGTGACGAACAAGCGCGTCGGCGTGGTGATCAGCGGCGGCAACGTCAATCTCGGGACCTTCGCGCGACTGACCGGCGAGGCCGCCTGA
- a CDS encoding pyruvate dehydrogenase complex dihydrolipoamide acetyltransferase encodes MPINVLMPALSPTMEKGNLAKWLKKEGDPIKSGDVLAEIETDKATMEVEAIDEGVLAKILVPEGTADVPVNDLIAIIAAEGEDPSSVQAGGAPKAASNGEAKAESKPEPKADASAAGQNTTPGGGHMSYERVNAAPEGAQPSGAPQGGAQAGPGGRVFASPLARRIAKQEGVDLGAVQGSGPHGRIIARDVQAAKASGSTKAPAAAQAAAEAPKAAAPAPKAAPAGGAPAGLTTDQVKGFFAKDAYEEVPLDGMRKTIAKRLTEAMQVAPHFYLTVDCELDALMKLRETLNGSAGKDKDGKPAFKLSVNDFVIKAMGLALTRVPAANAVWAEDRILRFRHAEVGVAVAIDGGLFTPVIRRADEKTLSTISNEMKDFAARARAKKLKPEEYQGGVTSVSNLGMFGIKHFTAVINPPQSSILAVGAGEKRVVVKDGAPAVVQVMTCTLSCDHRVLDGALGAELVSAFKGLIENPMGMLV; translated from the coding sequence ATGCCGATCAACGTGCTGATGCCCGCGCTCTCCCCGACCATGGAGAAGGGCAACCTCGCCAAGTGGCTGAAGAAGGAGGGCGACCCGATCAAGTCCGGCGACGTGCTGGCCGAGATCGAGACCGACAAGGCCACTATGGAGGTGGAGGCCATCGACGAGGGCGTGCTCGCCAAGATCCTCGTGCCCGAGGGCACGGCGGACGTGCCGGTCAACGATTTGATCGCCATCATCGCCGCCGAGGGCGAGGACCCGTCGAGCGTGCAGGCCGGCGGCGCGCCGAAGGCCGCCTCGAACGGCGAGGCCAAGGCCGAGTCCAAGCCCGAGCCGAAGGCCGACGCCTCTGCGGCCGGCCAGAACACCACGCCCGGCGGCGGCCACATGTCGTACGAGCGGGTGAACGCCGCACCGGAGGGCGCACAGCCGAGCGGCGCTCCGCAGGGTGGCGCGCAGGCCGGCCCGGGCGGCCGCGTCTTCGCCTCGCCGCTGGCGCGGCGGATCGCCAAGCAGGAGGGTGTCGACCTCGGCGCCGTCCAGGGCAGCGGGCCGCACGGCCGCATCATCGCCCGCGACGTCCAGGCCGCGAAGGCCTCCGGCTCCACCAAGGCACCCGCCGCCGCGCAGGCCGCCGCCGAGGCGCCGAAGGCGGCCGCACCGGCCCCGAAGGCCGCCCCCGCGGGCGGCGCGCCGGCCGGGCTCACGACCGATCAGGTCAAGGGCTTCTTCGCCAAGGATGCCTACGAGGAGGTGCCCCTCGACGGCATGCGCAAGACCATCGCCAAGCGCCTCACTGAGGCGATGCAGGTCGCCCCGCACTTCTACCTGACGGTGGATTGCGAGCTCGACGCGCTGATGAAGCTGCGCGAGACGCTGAACGGCTCGGCCGGCAAGGACAAGGACGGCAAGCCCGCCTTCAAGCTCTCGGTGAACGACTTCGTCATCAAGGCGATGGGCCTCGCGCTGACCCGCGTTCCGGCCGCCAACGCGGTCTGGGCCGAGGACCGGATCCTGCGCTTCAGGCACGCCGAGGTCGGCGTCGCGGTGGCGATCGACGGCGGCCTGTTCACCCCGGTGATCCGCCGGGCGGACGAGAAGACGCTCTCGACCATCTCCAACGAGATGAAGGATTTCGCGGCCCGCGCCCGCGCCAAGAAGCTGAAGCCCGAGGAGTACCAGGGTGGCGTCACCTCGGTGTCGAACCTCGGCATGTTCGGCATCAAGCACTTCACCGCGGTGATCAACCCGCCGCAATCGAGCATCCTGGCGGTGGGCGCGGGCGAGAAGCGCGTGGTCGTGAAGGACGGGGCGCCGGCCGTGGTCCAGGTCATGACGTGCACCCTGTCGTGCGACCACCGGGTGCTCGACGGGGCGCTGGGTGCGGAGCTGGTCTCGGCCTTCAAGGGGCTGATCGAGAACCCGATGGGCATGCTGGTGTGA
- the lpdA gene encoding dihydrolipoyl dehydrogenase — MSDTYDVLIIGAGPGGYVTAIRAAQLGFKTAVVDREHLGGICLNWGCIPTKALLRSAEIFHYFQHPGDYGLTAEKVGFDTAAIVKRSRGVSARLNGGVGMLLKKNKVDVIWGEASVDSAAQGNQPGKVTVKETKRAEAPKGAKGAGTYQAKHIIVATGARPRAIPGIEPDRKLIWTYYEAMVPEAMPKSLLVMGSGAIGIEFASFYRTMGAEVTVVELLPQILPVEDAEIAGLARKRFEKQGIKILTGAKVTKVEKGADSVTATIEGGDGKTQQITAEKLISAVGVVGNIENIGLEKLGVKIDRGIVVTDGLGRTNVPGLYAIGDVAGPPMLAHKAEHEGVICIETIKGLHTHPMDKAKIPGCTYCQPQIASVGLTEAKAKEQGFSVKVGRFPFAGNGKAIALGEPDGLIKTVFDAKTGQLLGAHMVGAEVTELIQGYVVAMNLESTEEELMHTVFPHPTLSEMMHESVLDAYGKVIHT, encoded by the coding sequence ATGTCCGACACCTACGACGTCCTCATCATCGGCGCCGGGCCCGGCGGCTACGTCACGGCGATCCGCGCGGCGCAACTCGGCTTCAAGACCGCCGTGGTCGACCGCGAGCACCTGGGCGGCATCTGCCTGAACTGGGGCTGCATCCCCACCAAGGCGCTGCTCCGCTCGGCCGAGATCTTCCATTACTTCCAGCATCCTGGCGATTACGGCCTGACCGCGGAGAAGGTCGGGTTCGACACCGCCGCGATCGTGAAGCGGTCCCGCGGCGTCTCGGCCCGCCTCAACGGCGGCGTCGGTATGCTGCTCAAGAAGAACAAGGTCGACGTGATCTGGGGCGAGGCCTCGGTCGACAGCGCCGCGCAGGGCAACCAGCCCGGCAAGGTCACCGTGAAGGAGACCAAGCGCGCCGAGGCGCCGAAGGGCGCCAAGGGCGCCGGCACCTACCAGGCCAAGCACATCATCGTGGCGACCGGCGCGCGTCCGCGCGCGATCCCGGGGATCGAGCCCGACAGGAAGCTGATCTGGACCTACTACGAGGCCATGGTCCCCGAGGCGATGCCCAAGAGCCTGCTGGTGATGGGCTCGGGCGCCATCGGCATCGAGTTCGCCTCGTTCTACCGCACCATGGGCGCCGAGGTGACCGTGGTGGAGCTGCTGCCGCAGATCCTGCCCGTGGAGGATGCCGAGATCGCCGGCCTCGCCCGCAAGCGCTTCGAGAAGCAGGGCATCAAGATCCTCACCGGCGCCAAGGTGACCAAGGTCGAGAAGGGCGCCGATTCTGTCACGGCCACCATCGAGGGCGGCGACGGCAAGACCCAGCAGATCACCGCGGAGAAGCTGATCTCGGCGGTGGGCGTCGTCGGCAACATCGAGAATATCGGTCTCGAGAAACTCGGGGTGAAGATCGACCGCGGGATCGTGGTGACGGACGGGCTCGGCCGCACCAACGTGCCCGGCCTCTACGCGATCGGCGACGTCGCCGGGCCGCCGATGCTCGCCCACAAGGCCGAACACGAGGGCGTCATCTGCATCGAGACCATCAAGGGCCTGCACACCCACCCGATGGACAAGGCCAAGATCCCGGGCTGCACCTACTGCCAGCCGCAGATCGCCAGCGTCGGGCTCACCGAGGCGAAGGCCAAGGAGCAGGGCTTCTCGGTGAAGGTCGGCCGGTTCCCCTTCGCGGGCAACGGCAAGGCGATCGCGCTCGGCGAGCCGGACGGCCTGATCAAGACCGTGTTCGACGCCAAGACCGGCCAGCTGCTCGGCGCCCACATGGTCGGGGCCGAGGTGACCGAGCTGATCCAGGGCTACGTGGTGGCGATGAACCTCGAGAGCACCGAGGAGGAGCTGATGCACACGGTGTTCCCGCACCCGACGCTCAGCGAGATGATGCACGAGAGCGTGCTCGACGCCTACGGCAAGGTGATCCACACCTGA